The Pantoea vagans genome includes a window with the following:
- the alaS gene encoding alanine--tRNA ligase, translating to MSKSTAEIRQAFLDFFHSKGHQVVASSSLVPNNDPTLLFTNAGMVQFKDVFLGQDKRDYARATTSQRCVRAGGKHNDLENVGYTARHHTFFEMLGNFSFGDYFKKEAIAYAWELLTGEQWFKLPKDRLWVTVYETDDEAFEIWANDVGVPRERIIRIGDNKGSAYASDNFWQMGDTGPCGPCTEIFYDHGDHIWGGPPGSPEEDGDRYIEIWNIVFMQFNRQADGTMQPLPKPSVDTGMGLERIAAVLQHVNSNYEIDLFAKLIKSVAQVTGATDLNNKSLRVIADHIRSCAFLIADGVIPSNENRGYVLRRIIRRAVRHGNMLGAKEAFFYKLVAPLIDVMGDAGEDLKRQQKHVENALKNEEEQFAKTLERGLALLDDELAKLQGDTLDGETVFRLYDTFGFPADLTADVCRERNLKIDEAGFETAMEQQRQRAREASGFGADYNSVIRFDTATEFKGYDQLQLDATVQALFVDGQQVEEITAGQDAVVILNETPFYGESGGQVGDTGVLAGQNAEFSVQDTQKYGKAFGHIGKLKQGQLRVGDRLNAQVDEERRARIILNHSATHLMHSALREVLGDHVGQKGSLNNDKYLRFDFSHTEAMKPEQIRAVEDIVNTQIRRNLLIQTDVMDLDEAKTRGATALFGEKYEQRVRVVSMGEFSVELCGGTHAARTGDIGLFRIQSESGTAAGVRRIEALTGEGAIAQLHAQSDQLSDIANVVKANSSNLNEKVRGLVDNVRALEKELQQLRDQQAAQESASLSSKAVDVKGTKLLVSELSNVEPKMLRIMMDDLKNQLGSAIIVLATVAEGKVSLIAGVTKDLTDRVKAGELVGELAAQVGGKGGGRPDMAQAGGTNPQALAGALAGVPDWVSNRL from the coding sequence ATGAGCAAGAGCACTGCTGAGATCCGTCAAGCGTTTCTCGACTTTTTTCATAGCAAGGGACATCAGGTTGTAGCCAGCAGCTCCCTCGTACCGAACAACGACCCGACGTTACTGTTTACCAACGCCGGGATGGTGCAGTTTAAAGACGTTTTCCTCGGTCAGGATAAGCGCGACTATGCACGCGCGACCACGTCTCAGCGTTGTGTACGTGCCGGTGGCAAGCACAATGACCTGGAGAACGTAGGTTACACTGCACGTCACCATACCTTCTTTGAAATGTTGGGCAATTTCAGCTTTGGCGATTACTTCAAGAAAGAAGCGATTGCTTATGCCTGGGAACTGCTGACGGGTGAGCAGTGGTTCAAGCTGCCAAAAGATCGTCTGTGGGTGACCGTTTACGAAACCGACGATGAAGCCTTTGAAATCTGGGCTAACGACGTCGGCGTACCGCGCGAACGTATTATTCGCATTGGCGATAATAAAGGCAGTGCCTACGCTTCTGATAACTTCTGGCAGATGGGTGATACCGGTCCATGCGGCCCGTGCACCGAAATTTTCTACGATCATGGCGATCATATCTGGGGCGGTCCTCCGGGCAGCCCGGAAGAGGATGGCGATCGCTATATTGAGATCTGGAACATCGTCTTCATGCAGTTCAACCGTCAGGCTGACGGCACCATGCAACCCTTGCCAAAACCGTCAGTGGACACCGGCATGGGTCTGGAACGTATCGCCGCGGTACTGCAGCACGTTAACTCCAACTATGAAATCGATCTGTTTGCCAAGCTGATTAAATCTGTTGCGCAGGTAACAGGTGCAACAGATCTGAATAACAAATCGCTGCGCGTTATCGCCGACCATATTCGTTCCTGTGCTTTCCTGATTGCTGATGGTGTGATCCCATCTAATGAAAACCGTGGCTACGTGTTGCGTCGTATCATTCGTCGCGCGGTGCGTCACGGCAACATGTTAGGCGCCAAAGAAGCCTTCTTCTATAAACTGGTTGCGCCACTGATTGACGTGATGGGTGATGCAGGTGAAGACCTGAAACGCCAGCAGAAGCACGTTGAAAATGCGCTGAAAAATGAAGAAGAGCAGTTTGCTAAGACGCTGGAACGTGGTCTGGCATTGCTGGATGACGAGCTGGCCAAGCTGCAAGGTGATACGCTGGATGGCGAAACCGTGTTCCGTCTGTATGACACCTTTGGTTTCCCTGCAGACTTAACCGCAGACGTTTGCCGCGAGCGCAATCTGAAGATTGATGAAGCCGGTTTTGAAACTGCCATGGAACAGCAGCGCCAGCGTGCGCGTGAAGCCAGTGGCTTTGGTGCCGACTACAACAGCGTTATCCGTTTTGATACGGCCACCGAGTTCAAAGGCTATGATCAACTGCAGTTGGACGCGACCGTACAGGCGTTGTTCGTTGACGGCCAACAGGTTGAAGAAATCACTGCAGGTCAGGATGCGGTAGTGATTCTGAACGAAACGCCATTCTATGGTGAATCCGGCGGCCAAGTGGGCGACACCGGTGTCCTCGCTGGGCAGAATGCTGAATTTAGCGTCCAGGATACCCAGAAGTATGGCAAAGCCTTCGGTCATATCGGTAAGCTGAAACAAGGTCAATTGCGCGTGGGCGATCGCTTAAATGCGCAGGTGGATGAAGAGCGTCGTGCTCGCATCATTCTGAACCACTCAGCAACCCACCTGATGCATTCCGCGTTGCGTGAAGTGTTAGGCGATCATGTTGGGCAGAAAGGCTCACTGAATAACGACAAATATCTGCGTTTCGATTTCTCGCATACTGAAGCGATGAAGCCTGAGCAGATTCGTGCTGTTGAGGATATTGTTAACACGCAGATTCGCCGCAACCTGCTGATTCAGACCGATGTTATGGATCTGGATGAGGCGAAAACGCGCGGTGCAACAGCGCTGTTTGGCGAGAAGTATGAGCAGCGTGTTCGTGTAGTGAGCATGGGTGAATTCTCCGTCGAGTTGTGTGGTGGTACACACGCGGCACGTACCGGTGATATCGGCTTGTTCCGTATCCAATCTGAGTCAGGTACCGCTGCAGGCGTTCGTCGCATCGAAGCGCTGACCGGTGAGGGTGCGATTGCACAGCTACATGCGCAGAGTGACCAGTTGTCTGATATTGCTAATGTGGTGAAAGCCAACAGCAGTAATCTGAATGAAAAAGTTCGCGGTCTGGTTGATAACGTGCGTGCGCTTGAGAAAGAGCTGCAACAGCTGCGTGATCAGCAAGCTGCGCAGGAAAGTGCATCACTAAGCAGCAAAGCCGTGGATGTGAAAGGGACGAAGCTGCTGGTCAGTGAGCTCAGCAATGTCGAACCGAAAATGCTGCGCATCATGATGGACGATCTGAAGAATCAGCTGGGTTCTGCCATCATTGTGCTGGCTACCGTCGCAGAAGGTAAAGTTTCGCTGATTGCTGGCGTCACAAAAGACCTGACCGATCGTGTTAAGGCGGGTGAGTTGGTGGGCGAACTGGCTGCACAGGTCGGGGGTAAAGGCGGTGGGCGTCCAGATATGGCTCAGGCTGGGGGCACCAATCCTCAGGCGCTGGCTGGGGCGCTGGCTGGCGTGCCGGACTGGGTGAGTAACCGACTGTAA